A genomic window from Deltaproteobacteria bacterium includes:
- a CDS encoding excalibur calcium-binding domain-containing protein has translation MNRSRFVLRCVLFAGCLGLGVAAHGPGAEEWRGLAVAPEHRCAPYRSKDYPYPQAVELRIITQMGGRIYGPYTGRYFSSRRMTDIEHVVARSEAHDSGLCRADSATKRAFARDLLNLTLAAPEVNRCGRKGKCAHDAAEWLPPMNRCWFAGRVLDVRRKYGLTVDRREAAALDRVLSGCNSTEMVFVSRPSAPDPPPRVNRPPSRTSRPPSREALRRWDDNGNGRITCQEARRHGIAPVRRGHLAYPFMWDRDGDGIVCE, from the coding sequence ATGAATCGAAGCCGGTTCGTTCTCCGTTGCGTTCTGTTCGCCGGTTGCCTCGGCCTGGGCGTTGCAGCGCATGGTCCAGGCGCCGAGGAGTGGCGCGGCCTGGCGGTTGCCCCGGAGCACCGCTGCGCTCCGTACCGGTCCAAGGACTATCCCTACCCGCAGGCGGTGGAGCTTCGGATCATCACTCAAATGGGAGGCAGGATCTACGGCCCGTACACCGGCCGCTACTTCTCCAGCCGCCGCATGACGGACATCGAGCACGTCGTAGCCAGGTCCGAAGCGCACGACAGCGGACTCTGCCGGGCGGACTCCGCCACGAAGAGAGCCTTTGCCCGCGACCTCCTGAACCTCACTCTCGCAGCGCCGGAGGTCAACCGGTGCGGACGAAAGGGGAAATGCGCTCATGACGCCGCCGAGTGGCTGCCCCCGATGAACCGTTGCTGGTTCGCCGGCCGGGTCCTGGACGTCCGGCGCAAGTACGGGCTCACCGTGGACCGCCGGGAAGCCGCCGCCCTGGACCGCGTGCTCTCCGGCTGCAACTCCACGGAAATGGTTTTCGTGAGCCGACCGTCCGCGCCGGACCCTCCGCCCCGTGTGAACCGGCCGCCTTCCCGGACGAGCCGCCCTCCCTCCCGAGAAGCCCTCCGACGCTGGGACGACAACGGCAACGGCCGGATCACCTGCCAGGAAGCGCGCCGCCACGGGATCGCCCCGGTCCGCCGCGGCCATCTGGCGTACCCCTTCATGTGGGACCGGGACGGCGACGGGATCGTCTGCGAGTAG